One genomic window of Medicago truncatula cultivar Jemalong A17 chromosome 1, MtrunA17r5.0-ANR, whole genome shotgun sequence includes the following:
- the LOC11431740 gene encoding serine/threonine-protein phosphatase PP1 isoform X2 — MEQAVLDDIINRLLEVRSRPGKQVQLSETEIRQLCSTAREIFLQQPNLLELEAPIKICGDIHGQYSDLLRLFEYGGLPPQANYLFLGDYVDRGKQSLETICLLLAYKIKYPENFFLLRGNHECASINRIYGFYDECKRRFNVRIWKVFTDCFNCLPVAALIDEKILCMHGGLSPDLHNLDQIRNLQRPTDVPDTGLLCDLLWSDPSKEVQGWGMNDRGVSYTFGADKVSEFLQKHDLDLICRAHQVVEDGYEFFANRQLVTIFSAPNYCGEFDNAGAMMSVDETLMCSFQILKPADKKTKLNFGSTTTTKPGNSPAGVKSFLGTKV, encoded by the exons ATGGAACAAGCAGTTTTGGATGACATAATCAATCGACTCCTTGAAGTTCGTAGCCGTCCGGGGAAGCAGGTTCAGCTGTCGGAGACGGAGATCCGTCAGCTATGTTCTACTGCTAGAGAGATTTTCTTGCAGCAACCTAATTTATTGGAGCTTGAAGCACCTATTAAGATTTGTG GCGACATACATGGTCAATATTCTGATCTTCTAAGGCTTTTTGAGTATGGTGGATTACCTCCTCAGGCCAACTACTTGTTTTTGGGTGATTATGTGGATCGAGGGAAGCAAAGTTTAGAAACAATATGCCTTCTCTTggcatataaaataaagtaccctgagaatttttttcttttgcggGGAAACCATGAATGTGCTTCTATTAACCGTATATATGGATTTTATGATGAGTGTAAAAGAAGGTTCAATGTAAGGATATGGAAGGTGTTTACTGATTGCTTCAATTGCCTACCTGTGGCAGCCCTCATTGATGAAAAGATTTTGTGCATGCATGGCGGACTTTCTCCCGACTTACATAATTTGGATCAGATTAGAAACCTACAGCGGCCGACTGATGTGCCTGATACAGGTTTGCTTTGCGATCTCCTCTGGTCAGACCCTAGCAAAGAAGTTCAAGGTTGGGGAATGAATGACAGGGGAGTGTCATATACATTTGGTGCTGATAAGGTCTCAGAGTTTCTTCAGAAGCATGATTTGGATCTTATTTGCCGTGCTCATCAG GTGGTGGAGGATGGATATGAGTTCTTTGCTAACCGGCAGCTTGTAACAATATTTTCGGCGCCTAATTACTGTGGGGAGTTTGACAACGCTGGTGCTATGATGAGTGTTGATGAGACACTAATGTGCTCTTTCCAAATATTAAAGCCAGCTGATAAAAAAACAAAGCTCAATTTTGGAAGTACGACCACTACTAAACCAGGAAACTCTCCAGCAGGTGTAAAG TCCTTCCTTGGTACGAAAGTATGA
- the LOC25484621 gene encoding uncharacterized protein encodes MRRYNNSSSSSNSGNYRNPCITMHQPWASLLVYGIKRIEGRSWPSPIKGRLWIHAAGKVPDESTIKAMECFYKEIYALNGITDINFPQHYPVSRLLGCVEVVGCLNREEISCWEMVPESVRLEALTDYCWLCEQPQKLLIPFEMRGYQGVYNLERKIYEAAVRGLAPVDSPLPVKFPLPDPSDPFSLKPGRVSALTRNLKATEVDKSSSLSLAIAGACAAATQFSKKDHNSQSADRNNKPAKTDANHDEIQAARSYNLRPHPRSMEKGNIPSDELNEKFDDGDVSTDHEVKNSSKMNDESSSHHQSPRSDRRQHFMPSTKVSSQDDGDVSSDHEVKSSSKMNEGSSSLHQSPRSDRRQHFMPSTKVSSQFDDDDVSSDHEVKSSSKMNEGSSSLHQFPRADRRQHFQPATDSRHHFQPATDSRHHFQPATDKRHHFQPATDSRQHFQLATDRRQHFQPATDRRQHFQPATDRRQHFQLATDKRQHFQPVTDRRQYFQPATDRRQHFQPSTKGILVYRPKISSDKYERSSMHGQSSCAEADLRQHPHPPSKIFAAALKSLKQ; translated from the exons ATGAGAAGATACAacaattcttcttcttcttcaaattctGGAAATTATCGGAATCCATGTATTACTATGCACCAACCTTGGGCTTCTCTTCTCGTTTATGGCATCAAACGCATCGAAGGCAGATCATGGCCTTCTCCCATCAaag gTCGTCTTTGGATTCATGCTGCTGGTAAAGTACCAGATGAGTCAACTATCAAAGCAATGGAATGCTTCTACAAAGAAATTTATGCACTCAATGGAATTACTGATATCAATTTTCCTCAACACTACCCTGTTTCTAGGCTTTTAG GTTGtgttgaagttgttggttgctTGAATCGTGAGGAGATATCGTGCTGGGAGATGGTTCCTGAATCG GTAAGGCTGGAAGCGCTGACTGATTATTGTTGGTTGTGTGAGCAGCCACAG AAATTGTTGATTCCATTTGAGATGCGAGGTTACCAAGGTGTTTATAACTTGGAAAGAAAG ATTTATGAAGCTGCAGTTAGAGGGTTGGCCCCTGTTGATAGCCCATTGCCAGTCAAATTTCCGCTTCCAGATCCATCAGATCCGTTTTCTCTGAAGCCGGGTCGTGTCTCTGCGCTTACTCGTAATTTGAAAGCAACTGAAGTGGACAAATCGTCAAGCTTAAGTCTGGCCATAGCAGGGGCATGCGCCGCAGCTACTCAGTTCTCAAAGAAGGATCATAATTCCCAAAGCGCTGACCGAAACAATAAACCTGCCAAAACAGATGCTAATCATGACGAGATACAAGCTGCTAGATCCTATAATTTACGACCACATCCCAGATCTATGGAAAAGGGAAATATACCATCAGATGAATTAAATGAGAAATTTGATGATGGTGATGTCTCAACTGATCATGAAGTGAAAAACAGTAGTAAAATGAATGACGAAAGTAGCTCGCACCATCAGTCTCCTCGTTCTGACAGGAGACAACATTTTATGCCCTCTACTAAGGTCAGCAGTCAAGATGATGGTGATGTCTCATCCGATCATGAAGTGAAAAGCAGTAGTAAAATGAACGAGGGAAGTAGCTCGCTCCATCAGTCCCCTCGTTCTGACAGGAGACAACATTTTATGCCCTCTACCAAGGTCAGCAGtcaatttgatgatgatgacgtCTCATCTGATCATGAAGTGAAAAGCAGTAGTAAAATGAACGAGGGAAGTAGCTCGCTCCATCAGTTTCCTCGTGCTGACAGGAGACAACATTTTCAACCCGCTACTGACAGTAGACACCATTTTCAACCCGCTACTGACAGTAGACACCATTTTCAACCCGCAACCGACAAGAGACACCATTTTCAACCCGCTACTGACAGTAGACAGCATTTTCAACTCGCTACTGACAGGAGACAGCATTTTCAACCCGCTACTGACAGGAGACAGCATTTTCAACCCGCTACTGACAGGAGACAGCATTTTCAACTCGCCACTGACAAGAGGCAGCATTTTCAACCCGTTACTGACAGGAGGCAGTATTTTCAACCCGCTACTGACAGGAGACAACATTTTCAACCCTCTACCAAG GGGATTCTGGTATATAGACCAAAGATCAGTTCTGACAAGTATGAGAGAAGCAGTATGCACGGTCAGTCTTCATGTGCAGAAGCAGATTTGAGACAGCATCCTCACCCACCATCCAAG ATTTTTGCCGCAGCGTTGAAAAGCCTGAAGCAATGA
- the LOC11431740 gene encoding serine/threonine-protein phosphatase PP1 isoform X1, translating into MEQAVLDDIINRLLEVRSRPGKQVQLSETEIRQLCSTAREIFLQQPNLLELEAPIKICGDIHGQYSDLLRLFEYGGLPPQANYLFLGDYVDRGKQSLETICLLLAYKIKYPENFFLLRGNHECASINRIYGFYDECKRRFNVRIWKVFTDCFNCLPVAALIDEKILCMHGGLSPDLHNLDQIRNLQRPTDVPDTGLLCDLLWSDPSKEVQGWGMNDRGVSYTFGADKVSEFLQKHDLDLICRAHQVVEDGYEFFANRQLVTIFSAPNYCGEFDNAGAMMSVDETLMCSFQILKPADKKTKLNFGSTTTTKPGNSPAGVKSCKKAFGALNLAMEQATYMEVFY; encoded by the exons ATGGAACAAGCAGTTTTGGATGACATAATCAATCGACTCCTTGAAGTTCGTAGCCGTCCGGGGAAGCAGGTTCAGCTGTCGGAGACGGAGATCCGTCAGCTATGTTCTACTGCTAGAGAGATTTTCTTGCAGCAACCTAATTTATTGGAGCTTGAAGCACCTATTAAGATTTGTG GCGACATACATGGTCAATATTCTGATCTTCTAAGGCTTTTTGAGTATGGTGGATTACCTCCTCAGGCCAACTACTTGTTTTTGGGTGATTATGTGGATCGAGGGAAGCAAAGTTTAGAAACAATATGCCTTCTCTTggcatataaaataaagtaccctgagaatttttttcttttgcggGGAAACCATGAATGTGCTTCTATTAACCGTATATATGGATTTTATGATGAGTGTAAAAGAAGGTTCAATGTAAGGATATGGAAGGTGTTTACTGATTGCTTCAATTGCCTACCTGTGGCAGCCCTCATTGATGAAAAGATTTTGTGCATGCATGGCGGACTTTCTCCCGACTTACATAATTTGGATCAGATTAGAAACCTACAGCGGCCGACTGATGTGCCTGATACAGGTTTGCTTTGCGATCTCCTCTGGTCAGACCCTAGCAAAGAAGTTCAAGGTTGGGGAATGAATGACAGGGGAGTGTCATATACATTTGGTGCTGATAAGGTCTCAGAGTTTCTTCAGAAGCATGATTTGGATCTTATTTGCCGTGCTCATCAG GTGGTGGAGGATGGATATGAGTTCTTTGCTAACCGGCAGCTTGTAACAATATTTTCGGCGCCTAATTACTGTGGGGAGTTTGACAACGCTGGTGCTATGATGAGTGTTGATGAGACACTAATGTGCTCTTTCCAAATATTAAAGCCAGCTGATAAAAAAACAAAGCTCAATTTTGGAAGTACGACCACTACTAAACCAGGAAACTCTCCAGCAGGTGTAAAG TCGTGCAAGAAAGCATTTGGGGCATTGAATTTAGCAATGGAACAAGCTACATACATGGAGGTTTTCTACTGA